The following proteins are encoded in a genomic region of Synechococcus sp. CBW1002:
- the gghA gene encoding glucosylglycerol hydrolase: protein MPATPPASIELVAGATAELLTWAEAIESSDATTFEKARLLATRLGARGRADGLTEIGFWTPELSTGVIQPKNIVLEVFTPRQAIDPALADQEVRFRRDYVQLEKQGDYHWGVLRGLQQGNREIIGSLYWLRYLSPETNAVCIVGDCLGTSFPYGVYAPAELYDLESLQRTRADLAYFETQKENPTVVPAPRNILQLHVKTASPNGYLSGLTTLFRELGRKLSRGENLSPAETNFLGYDAVQLLPTEPTVEYRGGRPHEDGFFSLRDGDEERLDPETEGIVSESATVRVQLRRPDLQNWGYDVVIFAGAATNPALLETLRPDELVDFIATLHTFPTGPIRLIYDLVYGHADNQAIDLLNGRFLKGPNMYGQDVNHQNPVVRAILLEMQRRKVNTGADGIRIDGGQDFKFFNPISGRVEYDDPYLLAMGDLVQEIGGDQWRPFVIYEDGRPWPAEGWEEISTYRDLVELRPDSYQWGPLIFAHNTPALKGFWAHKWHRVCEKMQFGSHWITGCGNHDTLRRGTQVDLNEPINHHLGSNLQQVLNNAYDNPAIAALTYGFAPGLPMDFIHCLMRAPWGFFRNTDDRYAVKVVAEEAPGFLDWQVTPELFAEAALFPRIKQLGFAELGQLRRFLALLVETITDTDYDLERMAEHCARAVPVETAGIDVFWLKSFARQFMEDVHEACNVWLHADRLQPTQADFNLSLRRFRQARPWLGDNLAPAERLNLLAIPSTTIFYGLRWEPPITRDPSRHGVALVAHMGGETMEVRLQELFPSHCGGWQLLLASPGLELTAVDLAGDAIALSDSQALLLEPLAG, encoded by the coding sequence ATGCCCGCCACCCCACCTGCGTCCATCGAGCTGGTGGCCGGCGCCACTGCGGAGCTGCTCACCTGGGCCGAGGCCATCGAGTCCAGCGATGCCACCACCTTCGAAAAGGCACGCCTGCTCGCCACCCGCCTCGGGGCCCGTGGACGAGCCGATGGGCTGACGGAGATCGGCTTCTGGACGCCGGAGCTGTCCACCGGTGTGATTCAGCCGAAGAACATCGTGCTGGAGGTGTTCACACCCCGCCAGGCGATTGATCCGGCGTTGGCCGACCAGGAGGTGCGCTTCCGCCGCGACTACGTGCAGCTCGAGAAGCAGGGCGATTACCACTGGGGGGTGCTGCGTGGCCTGCAGCAGGGCAACCGCGAGATAATCGGCTCCCTCTACTGGCTCCGCTATCTCAGCCCGGAAACCAACGCCGTGTGCATCGTGGGCGACTGCCTCGGCACCTCCTTCCCCTACGGCGTCTATGCCCCAGCCGAGCTCTACGACCTGGAGTCACTGCAGCGCACGCGGGCGGATCTGGCCTATTTCGAGACACAGAAGGAAAATCCTACCGTTGTTCCAGCGCCGCGGAACATTCTCCAGCTGCATGTCAAAACGGCATCCCCGAATGGCTACCTCTCGGGGCTGACGACCCTGTTCCGGGAGCTGGGCCGCAAGCTCAGCCGTGGGGAGAACCTCTCCCCGGCGGAAACCAATTTCCTCGGCTACGACGCCGTGCAGCTGCTGCCGACTGAACCCACGGTGGAATACCGGGGAGGGAGGCCCCATGAGGACGGCTTCTTCAGCCTGCGGGACGGCGATGAAGAGAGGCTGGATCCGGAAACCGAAGGCATCGTCAGTGAATCCGCAACCGTGCGGGTGCAGCTGCGTCGCCCCGATCTCCAGAACTGGGGCTACGACGTGGTGATCTTCGCTGGAGCGGCCACCAACCCCGCCCTGCTGGAAACCCTGCGGCCGGATGAGCTGGTGGATTTCATCGCCACGTTGCATACCTTCCCCACCGGGCCGATCCGGTTGATCTACGACCTGGTGTATGGCCATGCCGACAATCAGGCGATCGACCTGCTGAATGGCCGTTTCCTCAAGGGGCCGAACATGTACGGCCAGGATGTGAATCATCAGAATCCCGTGGTACGGGCGATCCTGCTGGAGATGCAGCGCCGCAAGGTGAACACCGGCGCCGACGGCATCCGAATCGACGGCGGCCAGGATTTCAAGTTCTTCAACCCGATCAGCGGCCGGGTCGAGTACGACGATCCCTATCTGCTGGCGATGGGCGATCTCGTTCAGGAGATCGGCGGCGATCAGTGGCGTCCCTTTGTGATCTATGAGGATGGTCGACCCTGGCCGGCGGAGGGCTGGGAAGAGATCTCCACCTACCGAGACCTGGTGGAGCTGCGCCCGGATTCCTACCAGTGGGGACCGCTGATCTTCGCCCACAACACTCCGGCCCTGAAGGGTTTCTGGGCGCACAAATGGCACCGCGTCTGCGAGAAGATGCAGTTCGGCTCCCACTGGATCACCGGTTGCGGCAACCACGACACCCTGCGGCGCGGCACCCAGGTGGATCTGAACGAGCCGATCAATCACCACCTGGGCAGCAATCTTCAGCAGGTGCTCAACAATGCCTACGACAACCCGGCGATCGCGGCACTCACCTATGGCTTTGCGCCGGGGCTGCCGATGGATTTCATCCACTGTCTGATGCGCGCCCCCTGGGGCTTCTTTCGCAACACCGACGACCGCTATGCCGTGAAGGTGGTGGCAGAGGAAGCGCCGGGATTCCTCGATTGGCAAGTGACGCCGGAGTTGTTTGCAGAGGCAGCACTGTTTCCCCGCATCAAACAGCTGGGGTTCGCTGAGCTGGGGCAGCTCCGGCGGTTTCTCGCCCTGCTGGTCGAGACCATCACGGACACCGATTACGACCTTGAACGGATGGCCGAACACTGCGCGCGGGCCGTGCCGGTGGAGACCGCCGGCATCGATGTGTTCTGGCTGAAATCATTCGCCCGCCAGTTCATGGAAGACGTGCACGAGGCCTGCAATGTCTGGTTGCACGCCGATCGGCTGCAGCCCACCCAGGCCGACTTCAATCTCTCGCTGCGACGCTTCCGCCAGGCCCGGCCCTGGCTGGGCGACAACCTCGCTCCGGCAGAGCGGCTCAATCTGCTGGCCATCCCATCCACCACCATCTTCTATGGGCTGCGCTGGGAGCCACCGATCACGAGGGATCCATCCCGGCATGGGGTGGCCCTCGTGGCCCACATGGGCGGCGAGACCATGGAGGTCCGTCTGCAGGAACTCTTCCCGAGCCACTGCGGTGGCTGGCAGCTGCTGCTCGCC